Proteins from a genomic interval of Nostoc sp. TCL240-02:
- a CDS encoding fatty acid desaturase, producing the protein MGNSVIVLLFSSHDLMHASVIRNSHTVKIMSLLGLAMLWMPPTLWKAVHNRKHHNKTNSLADPDRNYLYQQPKTWGKWIQDVCVPSAEVNPISLIVGMGTAWGTHNFRNLTSVLFFNRESVSFVPAAFTVKTKERWLIASELVVITMIHLTILIYLQFNFLKIALSYFLPIGIGYVGAIFYIYTNHMLCQMTSVNYPLINSISLRVPPIIDKLHLNFSHHTEHHIFPGMNSDYYPLVQELLNIHYPERLNLLDAKDAWNLLMQTPRHYKNEDTFTDWSGEKSVPCAIIENYKIK; encoded by the coding sequence ATGGGTAATAGTGTTATCGTCTTGCTATTTAGCTCCCACGATCTGATGCACGCTAGCGTCATTAGAAACTCCCATACAGTCAAAATTATGAGCTTATTAGGGCTAGCGATGTTGTGGATGCCACCTACATTGTGGAAAGCAGTACATAATCGAAAACATCATAATAAAACTAATTCATTGGCAGATCCAGATCGCAATTACCTATACCAGCAGCCGAAAACTTGGGGTAAATGGATTCAAGATGTATGCGTACCTTCTGCTGAGGTTAATCCTATCAGTTTAATAGTGGGAATGGGGACTGCATGGGGAACACATAATTTTCGGAATTTGACCTCTGTGCTATTCTTTAATCGTGAATCTGTAAGTTTTGTTCCTGCTGCTTTTACAGTCAAAACTAAAGAGCGTTGGTTAATTGCAAGTGAACTTGTTGTAATTACCATGATTCATTTGACTATCTTGATATATTTACAATTTAATTTCCTAAAAATCGCGTTGAGTTACTTTTTGCCTATTGGAATTGGTTATGTTGGAGCAATATTTTACATCTATACAAACCACATGCTTTGTCAGATGACAAGCGTCAATTACCCACTGATTAATAGTATTTCTCTACGTGTTCCTCCAATAATTGATAAATTGCATTTAAATTTTTCTCATCATACAGAACATCATATTTTTCCAGGAATGAATTCTGACTATTATCCCCTAGTGCAAGAATTATTAAATATCCATTATCCTGAACGTTTAAATTTATTGGATGCCAAAGATGCTTGGAACTTGCTCATGCAAACACCAAGGCATTACAAAAATGAAGATACATTTACCGATTGGTCGGGAGAAAAGTCTGTTCCTTGCGCTATCATTGAAAATTACAAAATTAAGTAA
- a CDS encoding efflux RND transporter periplasmic adaptor subunit, giving the protein MATHIEIPVIGKVKYPFRWLMGLITGGVLVVGTLTTYTLMNQGNKEDITQLTVPVAAKNVTLRITASGKVVPVQSVNISPKNPGVLSQLYVQQGDRIQQGQILARMDSASIEAQRSQYRANLAQSQAQLAEAVAGSRPQEIAQAKARLAQAQAQLAQARAGNRPQEIAQSQSQVDAAQAKVNYTKEQVKRYQYLYKEGAEKKQLLDQAISEDKSARASLEEAKKRFSLVQSGTRTEEIDQRQAAVNEARAALLLLEDGTRSEEIVQRQAAVASAEAQLKGVQVQLEDTIIRAPLSGIVTQKYAEPGAFVTPTTSASTSASATSSSIVAVARGLEILAQVPEADIGRIKQGQQVEIVADAYPDRVFKGHVRLIAPEAVVEQGVTSFQVRVALDTGTDKLRSGLNVDLTFLGDRVNNALVLPTVSIVTEKGQTGVLVPDANNKPQFREITVGAQIQDQTQILGGVKEGDRVFVNPPKDYKIEKAKEKKNS; this is encoded by the coding sequence ATGGCTACGCACATAGAAATTCCTGTTATTGGCAAAGTTAAGTATCCATTTCGCTGGCTGATGGGGCTGATAACAGGGGGTGTTTTGGTTGTTGGTACGCTCACAACCTACACCCTGATGAATCAAGGGAATAAAGAAGATATTACTCAATTAACTGTGCCAGTGGCGGCGAAAAACGTCACATTGAGAATTACAGCTAGCGGTAAAGTCGTACCAGTTCAGAGCGTAAATATTAGTCCGAAGAACCCCGGAGTGCTATCGCAATTATATGTACAACAAGGCGATCGCATTCAACAAGGGCAAATCCTCGCCCGTATGGATAGTGCCAGTATTGAGGCTCAAAGAAGTCAGTATCGTGCTAACTTAGCCCAAAGTCAAGCACAATTAGCCGAAGCCGTTGCTGGTAGTCGTCCTCAAGAAATCGCTCAAGCAAAAGCGCGGTTAGCACAAGCTCAAGCCCAGCTAGCCCAAGCTAGGGCTGGTAATCGTCCCCAAGAGATTGCTCAATCTCAATCGCAAGTGGATGCGGCTCAAGCAAAGGTGAATTACACCAAGGAACAGGTAAAGCGCTACCAATACTTGTATAAAGAGGGAGCAGAGAAAAAACAATTACTCGATCAAGCCATTAGCGAAGACAAGAGTGCTAGAGCCAGTTTAGAAGAAGCTAAAAAACGATTTTCGTTAGTTCAAAGTGGGACTAGGACTGAGGAAATCGACCAACGTCAAGCTGCTGTTAATGAAGCACGGGCAGCATTGCTACTGTTAGAAGATGGTACTCGTTCTGAGGAAATTGTCCAACGCCAAGCGGCTGTAGCCAGTGCTGAAGCTCAATTGAAGGGTGTACAAGTGCAGTTGGAAGATACAATTATTCGCGCTCCGCTTTCGGGAATTGTGACGCAAAAATATGCAGAACCGGGTGCTTTTGTGACACCCACCACTTCTGCTTCTACTAGTGCGTCAGCAACTTCTAGTTCAATTGTCGCCGTAGCACGCGGTTTAGAAATATTAGCCCAAGTTCCTGAAGCTGATATTGGCAGAATTAAACAGGGACAGCAGGTAGAAATTGTCGCTGATGCTTATCCCGACCGAGTTTTTAAAGGTCATGTGCGCCTGATTGCGCCTGAAGCCGTGGTGGAACAAGGTGTAACATCCTTTCAGGTGCGGGTTGCTCTGGATACTGGTACTGATAAACTGCGTTCTGGCTTAAATGTGGATCTGACTTTTTTAGGCGATCGCGTCAATAATGCCTTGGTGTTACCAACGGTGTCAATTGTCACCGAAAAGGGTCAAACTGGTGTACTTGTACCAGATGCAAATAATAAACCCCAGTTTCGCGAAATTACAGTTGGGGCACAGATTCAAGACCAAACTCAGATATTAGGGGGAGTTAAAGAAGGCGATCGCGTTTTTGTTAATCCACCCAAAGACTACAAAATCGAGAAGGCAAAAGAAAAGAAGAATTCGTAA